One genomic window of Arachis hypogaea cultivar Tifrunner chromosome 8, arahy.Tifrunner.gnm2.J5K5, whole genome shotgun sequence includes the following:
- the LOC112706752 gene encoding small ribosomal subunit protein uS2-like: MATSAATTAAVSRQLSQKEQDIQMMLAAEVHLGTKNCDFQMERYVFKRRNDGIYIINLGKTWEKLQLAARIIVAIENPQDIIVQSARPYGQRAVLKFAQYTGANAIAGRHTPGTFTNQMQTSYNEPRLLILTDPRTDHQPIKECALGNIPTIAFCDTDSPMRYVDVGIPANNKGKHSIGCLFWLLARMVLQMRGTIRPGLKWDVMVDLFFYREPEEAKQQEEEELPAAPEYAIQDFGAAGIAGFPAADGEWGAVTAEQSWTEPVPQQPIAAAPANWAPDAAAGDWEPVPAPQASVPAPGGVAPTGWE; the protein is encoded by the exons ATGGCCACTTCCGCCGCCACAACCGCTGCAGTGTCGCGCCAGCTCTCGCAGAAGGAGCAAGACATCCAAATGATGCTCGCAGCTGAGGTTCATCTCGGAACCAAAAACTGCGACTTCCAGATGGAACGCTACGTTTTCAAGCGCCGCAATGATG GTATTTACATAATTAACCTTGGCAAGACATGGGAGAAGCTCCAACTTGCTGCTAGGATTATTGTTGCCATCGAGAACCCTCAGGACATCATTGTTCAGTCTGCTAGGCCATATGGTCAGAGGGCAGTCTTGAAGTTTGCCCAATACACGGGTGCGAATGCAATTGCTGGAAGGCACACTCCTGGAACATTCACTAATCAGATGCAGACATCCTATAACGAGCCTCGCCTACTCATTCTTACTGATCCAAGGACTGATCATCAG CCCATTAAGGAATGTGCTCTTGGAAATATTCCGACGATTGCCTTCTGCGACACTGATTCTCCGATGCGCTATGTTGATGTTGGCATTCCTGCCAATAACAAGGGGAAGCACAGTATTGGTTGTCTGTTTTGGTTATTAGCAAGGATGGTTCTGCAGATGAGGGGTACTATTCGTCCAGGGCTTAAGTGGGATGTGATG GTGGACTTATTCTTCTATAGAGAACCTGAAGAGGCCAAGcaacaagaggaagaggaatTACCAGCTGCCCCAGAATATGCCATTCAAGATTTTGGTGCTGCTGGCATTGCCGGCTTCCCTGCAGCTGATGGGGAATGGGGGGCTGTTACAGCTGAACAATCCTGGACTGAACCAGTTCCTCAACAACCCATTGCAGCTGCACCTGCTAACTGGGCCCCAGACGCCG CTGCAGGTGATTGGGAGCCAGTTCCAGCTCCACAGGCTTCCGTTCCTGCACCCGGAGGTGTTGCTCCCACTGGCTGGGAATAA
- the LOC112706756 gene encoding uncharacterized protein, whose protein sequence is RLQRKINKFLEYKKAGKSFNAEVRNRKNYRNPDFLLHAVRYQEIDQIGSCFSKDVFDPHGYDSSDFYDEIEADMRRESERKEHEKKKAQKMEFIAEGTQPGIVAAGAPRISLPVAGGSAVAASGLVPPIADSINRDGRQNKKSKWDKVDGDRKNPLPSVGQDSVSTVGAHAAILSAVNAGSGYMLFV, encoded by the exons CGATTgcagagaaaaataaataagttcttggAGTATAAGAAGGCTGGAAAAAGTTTTAATGCCGAAGTTCGCAACAGAAAGAACTATCGAAATCCTGACTTCTTATTGCATGCAGTGAGGTATCAAGAAATTGACCAAATAGGGTCTTGCTTCAGTAAAGATGTATTTGACCCTCATGGATATGATTCAAGCGACTTCTATGATGAAATTG AGGCTGATATGAGGCGTGAAAGTGAAAGGAAAGAACATGAGAAGAAGAAAGCACAGAAGATGGAATTTATCGCTGAGGGAACACAACCGGGAATTGTAGCAGCAGGTGCTCCCAGAATCAGCTTGCCTGTTGCAG GTGGTTCTGCTGTGGCTGCAAGTGGTTTGGTGCCACCTATAGCTGACTCTATTAATCGGGATGGTAGAcagaacaaaaaatcaaaatgggATAAG GTGGATGGTGATCGAAAAAATCCTCTGCCCTCTGTGGGGCAGGATTCTGTATCTACTGTTGGGGCTCATGCAGCAATTCTATCTGCTGTTAATGCTGGCAGTGGGTACATGCTATTTGTGTAA
- the LOC140174824 gene encoding uncharacterized protein has protein sequence MASEKKQSEGIALLSMYNDDGDDDMEDAEEDEEDNQEIDMRHEQNEDAAAGGFAAEVNLTATDADRMAGVDSSNEGVADEVSTPAEKRRFGTPTPQRVNTNMVISPPQDQRGVAVLPSDSTRSGRGKLTIVDYGHDEVAMSPEPEEGEIGGSVRVMYGDQLNLTNGKCNMILQ, from the exons ATGGCATCCGAGAAGAAGCAATCTGAAGGTATAGCCTTATTGTCCATGTACAACGACGACGGAGACGACGATATGGAGGACgccgaagaagatgaagaagataacCAAGAGATAGATATGCGCCACGAGCAGAACGAGGACGCCGCCGCCGGAGGATTCGCTGCGGAGGTAAATTTGACTGCCACCGACGCGGATAGAATGGCAGGGGTTGATTCAAGTAATGAGGGAGTTGCGGACGAGGTGTCCACGCCGGCGGAGAAGCGCAGGTTTGGAACTCCAACGCCGCAGCGTGTTaacacaaacatggtaatttcgCCGCCGCAAGATCAACGAGGGGTGGCGGTGCTGCCGTCGGATTCGACGAGGAGCGGGAGAGGAAAGCTTACTATAGTGGACTATGGTCATGACGAAGTTGCAATGTCTCCTGAGCCTGAG GAAGGAGAGATAGGAGGTAGTGTTCGAGTCATGTATGGGGACCAGCTTAATTTGACCAATGGTAAGTGCAATATGATATTACAATGA
- the LOC140174694 gene encoding uncharacterized protein — MEESQSNSQPQDNAAQNSQTGSSRGKSDPAWQYFTMRYDKNNKAQYTCIFCLNTYNGGGIYRMKYHLAKIPGQIKVCNKVTEDVELQCKRLLEENKKNKAEKRKFTSECYDVESEREAEEEGEAPNPVQPPAPATMGDKGKRRAIAATPIGSYFKERTTPGSQPALKSVLASKQVKHKVKLGLARWIIDARIPFNAIQSPYFQPALDGVAAIRPGFKGPSYDEMRVHLLADLKKECQLLVEGYRSSWKRTGCTLMADGWTDQRQRTLINFLVYCPAGMSFVKSVDASDMIKTADTLFKLFAEVIEWVGSSNIVHVVIDNAANYVSAGELIHEKYPNIFWSPCAAHCINLILKDIASLPHIADLASRASKVTIFVYNHMIFLSWLRKRKEWKEIVRPGITRFATVFITLKSIYDHKQDLQALVIDK; from the coding sequence ATGGAAGAATCACAAAGTAACTCACAGCCACAAGATAATGCTGCTCAAAATTCTCAAACTGGTTCATCTAGAGGTAAATCTGATCCAGCTTGGCAGTATTTTACAATGAGATATGACAAAAATAACAAGGCTCAATATACATGTATTTTCTGCTTGAATACTTATAATGGAGGGGGGATATATAGAATGAAATATCATCTTGCAAAAATCCCTGGACAAATTAAAGTCTGTAACAAAGTAACTGAAGATGTTGAGCTTCAATGCAAAAGACTTTtggaggaaaacaaaaaaaataaggcagaaaaaagaaaatttacatCTGAGTGTTATGATGTGGAAAGTGAAAGAGAAGCGGAAGAAGAGGGTGAAGCGCCTAATCCTGTACAACCTCCGGCTCCTGCAACAATGGGAGACAAAGGAAAGAGAAGAGCGATTGCTGctactccaattggaagttatttTAAGGAAAGGACTACGCCAGGCTCTCAACCAGCTTTGAAAAGTGTCTTGGCCAGTAAACAAGTTAAACACAAGGTTAAGTTGGGGCTTGCAAGATGGATCATTGATGCACGGATTCCATTCAATGCAATTCAATCGCCTTACTTTCAACCTGCCTTGGACGGCGTTGCTGCAATTAGACCTGGTTTCAAGGGACCGTCGTATGACGAAATGAGAGTTCATTTGCTGGCCGATCTTAAGAAGGAGTGTCAGTTACTTGTTGAAGGTTATAGGAGCTCGTGGAAAAGGACTGGTTGTACACTGATGGCAGATGGCTGGACTGATCAAAGGCAGCGTACGTTAATTAATTTTCTAGTTTATTGTCCTGCTGGTATGTCATTTGTTAAGTCTGTTGATGCTTCTGATATGATAAAAACTGCCGATACCTTGTTTAAATTGTTTGCTGAGGTTATTGAGTGGGTTGGGTCTAGTAACATTGTGCATGTGGTTATTGATAATGCTGCGAATTATGTATCTGCTGGAGAACTCATTCATGAAAAGTATCCAAACATTTTTTGGTCTCCTTGTGCTGCTCATTGCATCAATCTTATCTTAAAAGACATAGCAAGTCTTCCTCACATAGCTGACCTTGCCTCTCGTGCTTCAAAAGTGACTATCTTTGTTTACAATCATATGATTTTCTTGTCATGgcttagaaaaagaaaagagtggAAAGAAATTGTTCGACCAGGTATAACACGTTTTGCTACTGTTTTCATTACTTTGAAAAGTATATATGATCATAAACAAGACTTGCAAGCATTGGTGATTGACAAATAA